The proteins below come from a single Triticum aestivum cultivar Chinese Spring chromosome 5D, IWGSC CS RefSeq v2.1, whole genome shotgun sequence genomic window:
- the LOC123122174 gene encoding rhodocoxin — translation MAIAARALRRLPLHLAPALARPFCAVSPAAAAPAPAAASAKVADRIVRVLAIDLDGGRREVVGLAGQTLLRALVNAGLIEAASHRLDDIDACSAECEVHIAQEWLEKMPAASYEERYVLTRASRNRELNKHARLGCQVVLGKEHQGMVVALPEPKPWDIP, via the coding sequence ATGGCGATCGCGGCGCGCGCCCTGCGCCGGCTCCCGCTCCACCTCGCCCCCGCGCTCGCCCGCCCCTTCTGCGCCGtctcccccgccgccgcggcccccgccCCGGCCGCCGCGTCCGCCAAGGTCGCCGACCGCATCGTGCGCGTCCTCGCCATCGACCTCGACGGCGGGCGCCGCGAGGTGGTCGGCCTGGCCGGTCAGACCCTCCTCCGCGCGCTCGTCAACGCGGGGCTCATCGAGGCGGCCTCCCACCGCCTCGACGACATCGACGCCTGCTCCGCCGAGTGCGAGGTCCACATCGCGCAGGAGTGGCTCGAGAAGATGCCCGCGGCCTCCTACGAGGAGCGCTACGTCCTCACGCGCGCCTCCCGCAACCGGGAGCTCAACAAGCACGCCCGCCTCGGCTGCCAGGTCGTGCTCGGCAAGGAGCACCAGGGGATGGTCGTCGCCCTCCCCGAGCCCAAGCCCTGGGACATCCCGTAA